A DNA window from Bombus vancouverensis nearcticus chromosome 6, iyBomVanc1_principal, whole genome shotgun sequence contains the following coding sequences:
- the Prosap gene encoding SH3 and multiple ankyrin repeat domains prosap isoform X1, translating into MEAGPKQQQQQQQSQQQQQQQQQQQQQQNSSAAGTGQTSSQATSPQGSQAQGQTQGQQNQDAAAVAAATAEAGPVEEGVLLARVHVPELYVSKCLQFPRDQLVWDVKQQCLASLPKVATWYRELKESFNYGLFCPPVNGKAGKFLDEERRLGDYPFNGPVGYLELKYKRRVYKMLHLDEKQLKAMHTRTNLRRLLEYVANSQVEKIAKMCSKGLDPNFHCQETGETPLTLATTLKKPSKVIIALVNGGALLDYRTKEGLTAMHRAVERNSLEAVKTLLELGASPNYKDTKGLTPLYYSVIYKTDPMLCETLLHDHATIGAQDLQGWQEVHQACRNNLVQHLDHLLFYGADMNARNASGNTPLHVCAVNNTDSSCIRQLLFRGAQKDSLNYANQTPYQVAVIAGNMELAEVIKNYQPEEVVPFKGPPRYNPKRRSVAFGGTSTMTTSCSASNLGTLTRIPSAEQQHGSGGSLTGSGGGSLTRTISVEQYTASVNAVTRVPSAEQYATGNLTRVPSTEQQYPSTGTLNRVPSSEQYASPIATATGTTTVTRMSSGEQYSATAGTLTRVPSTEQYPTGTLTRVPSAEQYANSIARTADTHHAALARVPSIEATRNELQRIPSEQHVAARSAEQNGHRITSDYQSPNSLRDPNARLPATAENYQNVRMEGLTRLQEHRLELQHRLDMHRTMEMPPSPSPSSRSLAPFSSASSSLSEGSNQPSGEDSASIVTDKSLGDTASDVISDSSGVGTSQSDTTNSLSIPGTTVVCVESYNSGILGHLNINQGDILEVTGATDCGLLEGVLRGQGTGLFPAHCVQEVRLRHTNIPLGPQPARDGRNRVLGRRESQHKYFATAPRLKKPVTSEPRTVVLHRSRKGFGFVLRGAKATSPLMELTPSARYPALQYLDDVDQGGVADLAGLRKGDYLIQINGEDVTTASHEHVVDLIRKSGELVRMTVVSPMISLPNSQSAALLPTSQPIQRQYATLPRKGNNNVVIGGTLGRSPAPMPPRRDPKTTLSVGRARARSMVAGLEGGGERDDRDEITSTGAKSSSAESIHLPQQPSTGPNTGQNTPVQPRTASIRSRPTSSRITAAELEELFQRQQGSTSGQYSSSMMSSHFQTGQATKSHPSSPAKTGRVYASVAEMKRKGKLNSRVRFFGGLGGGSDLHRDFHSTPDLNVQVQSSILAPKGHRSQEDVNALNGRNGLPPPNHPPPPPPVGQVVKVNVGANVPDVVTPASVYDNMAHIQQVKELAAATADGGYGVMSSFRPSNSAKLYASPEDMKTVGYRSRSLPTHTTRCHVRKSHSLRTTNNTTFKPLNNQQNVNNTVSNNNQVNNNQSANNQYAQPLKTNRSHSTAGVRERKKKAIGTSSSITNLSSVANNNAGNTVTNAAPPIPEPDYSLSESDNDEGEEETDDDGESEIAKELEKAAAREKLESTRETSGNSNTSGSSSSGSSSLPHSFSVEEIQKVRTQLKSSKSHPNDFLLQQTQQSLVEDGDNSSSGVSSDQDVPVGPPTGFDDTTVRNLANEAAQHPTTVLSVTNVEKETNPKRTSYGGSGLLTRHAVSLAQLPPPIEADAEEQSNDLFVPPPPEFNAGPSAGSGDELVFAPPPQFCDNKQQPQQQQQQNRVKIIGAIPKVTNNQVKASGGRLHNQ; encoded by the exons CTCAAGTACAAGAGACGAGTATACAAGATGCTGCATCTCGACGAGAAACAGCTGAAGGCGATGCACACGAGAACGAACTTGCGAAGGTTACTGGAATACGTGGCAAACAGCCAGGTCGAGAAGATCGCCAAGATGTGCAGCAAGGGTCTGGATCCTAATTTCCACTGCCAGGAAACCGGAG AAACTCCGTTGACCTTGGCCACGACCCTGAAAAAGCCTTCGAAGGTCATAATAGCGCTGGTGAACGGCGGCGCGCTGTTGGATTATCGAACGAAAGAGGGTCTGACGGCAATGCATCGCGCCGTCGAACGAAACAGCTTGGAGGCGGTGAAAACGCTGCTCGAGCTTGGCGCCAGCCCCAATTACAAGGACACCAAAGGATTGACGCCGCTCTATTACAGCGTCATATACAAGACCGACCCGATGCTCTGCGAAACGCTGCTTCATGACCACGCGACGATCGGCGCCCAGGATTTGCAGGGGTGGCAGGAAGTGCACCAG GCCTGCCGCAACAACCTGGTCCAACACCTGGATCACTTGCTTTTTTACGGCGCCGACATGAACGCGCGTAACGCATCTGGTAATACACCGTTGCACGTTTGCGCAGTGAACAACACGGACTCCTCTTGCATACGCCAGTTGCTGTTCAGAGGCGCGCAGAAGGACAGTTTGAATTACGCGAACCAAACGCCTTACCAGGTCGCCGTGATCGCCGGGAACATGGAGCTGGCCGAGGTCATTAAGAACTATCAGCCGGAGGAAGTTG TACCGTTTAAAGGGCCGCCACGCTACAACCCGAAACGACGGTCGGTGGCCTTCGGCGGCACGTCGACGATGACCACGAGCTGCTCGGCCAGTAACTTGGGCACCCTGACCAGGATACCTTCCGCGGAACAACAGCACGGATCTGGTGGAAGTTTGACCGGTTCCGGAGGAGGTAGCCTCACCAGAACGATCTCAGTGGAGCAGTACACGGCGAGCGTCAACGCGGTCACGAGAGTACCGTCCGCCGAGCAATACGCGACCGGCAACCTGACCAGAGTACCGTCCACGGAACAACAGTATCCATCCACCGGCACCCTGAACAGAGTACCGTCCTCGGAACAATATGCCAGCCCTATCGCGACCGCGACCGGTACCACCACCGTAACCAGGATGTCTTCCGGAGAGCAATACTCCGCGACCGCCGGTACGCTCACCAGAGTACCGTCCACAGAGCAATATCCAACTGGTACGCTCACCAGAGTACCGTCCGCCGAGCAGTACGCGAACAGTATCGCGAGGACGGCGGACACCCATCACGCCGCCCTCGCCAGAGTACCGTCCATCGAAGCAACCAGAAACGAGCTACAGAGAATACCGTCCGAGCAGCACGTTGCCGCTAGATCCGCCGAGCAGAACGGTCATCGGATTACCTCGGACTACCAGAGCCCCAATTCGCTGAGGGATCCTAACGCGAG ATTACCAGCCACCGCGGAGAACTATCAGAACGTAAGAATGGAGGGACTGACGAGGCTGCAAGAACACCGGCTCGAGCTTCAACACCGTCTTGACATGCACAGAACGATGGAGATGCCGCCGTCGCCGTCACCGAGCAGCAGGAGTCTAGCTCCTTTCAGCTCGGCTAGCTCGAGCCTCTCCGAAGGCAGCAATCAACCGTCCGGCGAAGATTCCGCCAGCATCGTCACAG ACAAGAGTCTCGGCGATACAGCCTCCGACGTGATTAGCGACAGTTCCGGGGTCGGAACCTCACAGTCGGACACTACCAATTCCCTCTCGATCCCAGGTACCACGGTCGTTTGCGTCGAGAGCTACAACAGCGGAATTCTAGGCCATCTGAATATCAATCAGGGAGATATCTTGGAAG tCACCGGAGCGACCGACTGTGGTCTTCTCGAAGGAGTGCTTCGGGGACAGGGCACGGGTCTGTTTCCGGCGCACTGCGTACAAGAAGTCAGGCTCCGTCACACGAACATTCCACTGGGCCCTCAACCTGCCAGGGATGGCCGGAACAGAGTATTGGGCCGTAGAGAATCTCAACATAAGTATTTCGCTACTGCTCCTAGACTGAAGAAACC AGTTACGTCTGAACCTCGTACCGTGGTACTGCATCGCTCGAGAAAAGGTTTCGGCTTCGTATTACGGGGCGCCAAGGCAACCTCGCCTCTAATGGAACTGACGCCGTCGGCCAGGTATCCCGCCTTGCAGTACTTGGACGACGTCGATCAAGGAGGAGTGGCCGACCTAGCTGGCCTCCGAAAAGGAGACTACCTTATCCAA ATCAACGGCGAAGATGTGACGACGGCGTCGCACGAACACGTAGTCGACCTGATCCGAAAATCCGGGGAACTGGTCAGAATGACGGTAGTTTCCCCGATGATCAGCCTTCCGAATTCGCAATCGGCAGCCcttttgccaactagtcaaccTATTCAGAGACAGTACGCAACCCTTCCGCGTAAAGGTAACAACAACGTGGTGATTGGCGGTACGCTTGGCAGATCACCGGCTCCCATGCCACCCCGAAGAGACCCGAAAACCACTCTGAGCGTTGGTCGCGCTCGAGCAAGATCGATGGTCGCGGGATTAG AAGGTGGTGGTGAGAGAGACGATCGCGACGAAATAACGTCGACGGGAGCCAAATCGAGTAGCGCGGAATCGATTCATCTTCCTCAGCAACCATCGACCGGACCCAATACCGGACAGAACACACCGGTGCAGCCGCGAACGGCCAGTATTCGATCGAGACCTACCTCCAGTAGGATCACTGCCGCGGAACTGGAG GAACTATTTCAGCGGCAGCAAGGTAGTACCAGTGGTCAGTACAGCTCGTCCATGATGAGCTCTCACTTTCAAACTGGTCAAGCTACCAAGTCGCATCCTTCCTCACCTGCTAAGACCGGCAGGGTATACGCGAGCGTAGCGGAAATGAAACGCAAAGGCAAA CTGAACTCAAGAGTGCGATTCTTCGGTGGATTAGGCGGTGGTTCCGATCTTCACCGAGACTTTCACAGTACACCGGACTTAAACGTGCAGGTTCAGTCGTCTATTTTGGCTCCGAAAGGGCATAGAAGCCAGGAGGACGTAAACGCGTTGAATGGCAGAAACGGGCTTCCACCACCGAACCATCCGCCACCTCCACCACCGGTCGGTCAAGTCGTCAAAGTGAACGTGGGCGCGAACGTGCCGGACGTAGTCACGCCGGCTTCTGTGTACGATAATATGGCTCATATACAGCAAGTCAAAG AACTGGCAGCCGCGACAGCAGACGGAGGTTATGGCGTGATGTCGAGCTTCCGACCATCGAATAGCGCCAAGTTATACGCCTCACCGGAAGATATGAAGACGGTAGGATATCGTTCTCGCAGCCTACCAACTCATACGACCCGTTGTCACGTGAGGAAATCGCACAGTCTGCGCACCACCAACAACACGACCTTCAAGCCGTTAAACAACCAACAAAACGTGAACAACACCGTCAGCAACAACAACCAGGTGAACAACAATCAGTCGGCCAACAACCAGTACGCGCAACCTCTGAAGACCAACAGAAGTCACAGTACGGCTGGTGtcagggaaagaaagaagaaggccATCGGTACCAGTTCCTCGATCACGAATCTCTCGTCAGTGGCGAACAACAATGCTGGAAATACGGTGACTAACGCAGCTCCGCCGATCCCAGAACCGGATTACAGCCTGTCGGAATCGGACAACGACGAGGGAGAGGAAGAGACGGACGATGATGGAGAATCAGAGATCGCGAAGGAACTCGAGAAAGCGGCTGCAAGGGAGAAATTGGAATCCACTCGAGAAACATCGGGCAACTCGAACACCTCGGGTTCGAGTTCATCCGGTAGCAGTTCGTTACCACATTCGTTCAGCGTTGAAGAAATTCAGAAGGTCAGAACGCAATTGAAGTCTTCGAAGAGCCACCCGAACGACTTTTTGTTGCAACAAACTCAGCAATCCCTCGTCGAGGACGGCGATAACAGCTCGAGTGGTGTGAGTTCCGACCAAGACGTGCCAGTGGGTCCACCAACAGGTTTCGATGATACGACCGTTAGAAATCTTGCCAACGAAGCCGCGCAACATCCGACCACGGTGCTCTCCGTCACCAATGTAGAGAAGGAGACGAATCCGAAAAGAACGAGCTACGGTGGTAGCGGATTACTGACGCGACACGCGGTTAGCCTAGCCCAGTTGCCGCCACCGATCGAGGCGGATGCCGAGGAACAAAGCAACGATCTGTTCGTTCCACCACCGCCTGAGTTCAACGCTGGACCTTCCGCGGGCAGCGGCGACGAACTGGTATTCGCTCCTCCGCCTCAATTCTGCGACAACAAGCAGCAAccgcaacaacaacagcaacagaaTCGCGTGAAGATCATCGGAGCGATACCGAAGGTTACCAACAATCAAGTAAAAGCTTCCGGTGGGCGGTTGCATAACCAGTGA
- the Prosap gene encoding SH3 and multiple ankyrin repeat domains prosap isoform X5 yields MEAGPKQQQQQQQSQQQQQQQQQQQQQQNSSAAGTGQTSSQATSPQGSQAQGQTQGQQNQDAAAVAAATAEAGPVEEGVLLARVHVPELYVSKCLQFPRDQLVWDVKQQCLASLPKELKESFNYGLFCPPVNGKAGKFLDEERRLGDYPFNGPVGYLELKYKRRVYKMLHLDEKQLKAMHTRTNLRRLLEYVANSQVEKIAKMCSKGLDPNFHCQETGETPLTLATTLKKPSKVIIALVNGGALLDYRTKEGLTAMHRAVERNSLEAVKTLLELGASPNYKDTKGLTPLYYSVIYKTDPMLCETLLHDHATIGAQDLQGWQEVHQACRNNLVQHLDHLLFYGADMNARNASGNTPLHVCAVNNTDSSCIRQLLFRGAQKDSLNYANQTPYQVAVIAGNMELAEVIKNYQPEEVVPFKGPPRYNPKRRSVAFGGTSTMTTSCSASNLGTLTRIPSAEQQHGSGGSLTGSGGGSLTRTISVEQYTASVNAVTRVPSAEQYATGNLTRVPSTEQQYPSTGTLNRVPSSEQYASPIATATGTTTVTRMSSGEQYSATAGTLTRVPSTEQYPTGTLTRVPSAEQYANSIARTADTHHAALARVPSIEATRNELQRIPSEQHVAARSAEQNGHRITSDYQSPNSLRDPNARLPATAENYQNVRMEGLTRLQEHRLELQHRLDMHRTMEMPPSPSPSSRSLAPFSSASSSLSEGSNQPSGEDSASIVTDKSLGDTASDVISDSSGVGTSQSDTTNSLSIPGTTVVCVESYNSGILGHLNINQGDILEVTGATDCGLLEGVLRGQGTGLFPAHCVQEVRLRHTNIPLGPQPARDGRNRVLGRRESQHKYFATAPRLKKPVTSEPRTVVLHRSRKGFGFVLRGAKATSPLMELTPSARYPALQYLDDVDQGGVADLAGLRKGDYLIQINGEDVTTASHEHVVDLIRKSGELVRMTVVSPMISLPNSQSAALLPTSQPIQRQYATLPRKGNNNVVIGGTLGRSPAPMPPRRDPKTTLSVGRARARSMVAGLEGGGERDDRDEITSTGAKSSSAESIHLPQQPSTGPNTGQNTPVQPRTASIRSRPTSSRITAAELEELFQRQQGSTSGQYSSSMMSSHFQTGQATKSHPSSPAKTGRVYASVAEMKRKGKLNSRVRFFGGLGGGSDLHRDFHSTPDLNVQVQSSILAPKGHRSQEDVNALNGRNGLPPPNHPPPPPPVGQVVKVNVGANVPDVVTPASVYDNMAHIQQVKELAAATADGGYGVMSSFRPSNSAKLYASPEDMKTVGYRSRSLPTHTTRCHVRKSHSLRTTNNTTFKPLNNQQNVNNTVSNNNQVNNNQSANNQYAQPLKTNRSHSTAGVRERKKKAIGTSSSITNLSSVANNNAGNTVTNAAPPIPEPDYSLSESDNDEGEEETDDDGESEIAKELEKAAAREKLESTRETSGNSNTSGSSSSGSSSLPHSFSVEEIQKVRTQLKSSKSHPNDFLLQQTQQSLVEDGDNSSSGVSSDQDVPVGPPTGFDDTTVRNLANEAAQHPTTVLSVTNVEKETNPKRTSYGGSGLLTRHAVSLAQLPPPIEADAEEQSNDLFVPPPPEFNAGPSAGSGDELVFAPPPQFCDNKQQPQQQQQQNRVKIIGAIPKVTNNQVKASGGRLHNQ; encoded by the exons CTCAAGTACAAGAGACGAGTATACAAGATGCTGCATCTCGACGAGAAACAGCTGAAGGCGATGCACACGAGAACGAACTTGCGAAGGTTACTGGAATACGTGGCAAACAGCCAGGTCGAGAAGATCGCCAAGATGTGCAGCAAGGGTCTGGATCCTAATTTCCACTGCCAGGAAACCGGAG AAACTCCGTTGACCTTGGCCACGACCCTGAAAAAGCCTTCGAAGGTCATAATAGCGCTGGTGAACGGCGGCGCGCTGTTGGATTATCGAACGAAAGAGGGTCTGACGGCAATGCATCGCGCCGTCGAACGAAACAGCTTGGAGGCGGTGAAAACGCTGCTCGAGCTTGGCGCCAGCCCCAATTACAAGGACACCAAAGGATTGACGCCGCTCTATTACAGCGTCATATACAAGACCGACCCGATGCTCTGCGAAACGCTGCTTCATGACCACGCGACGATCGGCGCCCAGGATTTGCAGGGGTGGCAGGAAGTGCACCAG GCCTGCCGCAACAACCTGGTCCAACACCTGGATCACTTGCTTTTTTACGGCGCCGACATGAACGCGCGTAACGCATCTGGTAATACACCGTTGCACGTTTGCGCAGTGAACAACACGGACTCCTCTTGCATACGCCAGTTGCTGTTCAGAGGCGCGCAGAAGGACAGTTTGAATTACGCGAACCAAACGCCTTACCAGGTCGCCGTGATCGCCGGGAACATGGAGCTGGCCGAGGTCATTAAGAACTATCAGCCGGAGGAAGTTG TACCGTTTAAAGGGCCGCCACGCTACAACCCGAAACGACGGTCGGTGGCCTTCGGCGGCACGTCGACGATGACCACGAGCTGCTCGGCCAGTAACTTGGGCACCCTGACCAGGATACCTTCCGCGGAACAACAGCACGGATCTGGTGGAAGTTTGACCGGTTCCGGAGGAGGTAGCCTCACCAGAACGATCTCAGTGGAGCAGTACACGGCGAGCGTCAACGCGGTCACGAGAGTACCGTCCGCCGAGCAATACGCGACCGGCAACCTGACCAGAGTACCGTCCACGGAACAACAGTATCCATCCACCGGCACCCTGAACAGAGTACCGTCCTCGGAACAATATGCCAGCCCTATCGCGACCGCGACCGGTACCACCACCGTAACCAGGATGTCTTCCGGAGAGCAATACTCCGCGACCGCCGGTACGCTCACCAGAGTACCGTCCACAGAGCAATATCCAACTGGTACGCTCACCAGAGTACCGTCCGCCGAGCAGTACGCGAACAGTATCGCGAGGACGGCGGACACCCATCACGCCGCCCTCGCCAGAGTACCGTCCATCGAAGCAACCAGAAACGAGCTACAGAGAATACCGTCCGAGCAGCACGTTGCCGCTAGATCCGCCGAGCAGAACGGTCATCGGATTACCTCGGACTACCAGAGCCCCAATTCGCTGAGGGATCCTAACGCGAG ATTACCAGCCACCGCGGAGAACTATCAGAACGTAAGAATGGAGGGACTGACGAGGCTGCAAGAACACCGGCTCGAGCTTCAACACCGTCTTGACATGCACAGAACGATGGAGATGCCGCCGTCGCCGTCACCGAGCAGCAGGAGTCTAGCTCCTTTCAGCTCGGCTAGCTCGAGCCTCTCCGAAGGCAGCAATCAACCGTCCGGCGAAGATTCCGCCAGCATCGTCACAG ACAAGAGTCTCGGCGATACAGCCTCCGACGTGATTAGCGACAGTTCCGGGGTCGGAACCTCACAGTCGGACACTACCAATTCCCTCTCGATCCCAGGTACCACGGTCGTTTGCGTCGAGAGCTACAACAGCGGAATTCTAGGCCATCTGAATATCAATCAGGGAGATATCTTGGAAG tCACCGGAGCGACCGACTGTGGTCTTCTCGAAGGAGTGCTTCGGGGACAGGGCACGGGTCTGTTTCCGGCGCACTGCGTACAAGAAGTCAGGCTCCGTCACACGAACATTCCACTGGGCCCTCAACCTGCCAGGGATGGCCGGAACAGAGTATTGGGCCGTAGAGAATCTCAACATAAGTATTTCGCTACTGCTCCTAGACTGAAGAAACC AGTTACGTCTGAACCTCGTACCGTGGTACTGCATCGCTCGAGAAAAGGTTTCGGCTTCGTATTACGGGGCGCCAAGGCAACCTCGCCTCTAATGGAACTGACGCCGTCGGCCAGGTATCCCGCCTTGCAGTACTTGGACGACGTCGATCAAGGAGGAGTGGCCGACCTAGCTGGCCTCCGAAAAGGAGACTACCTTATCCAA ATCAACGGCGAAGATGTGACGACGGCGTCGCACGAACACGTAGTCGACCTGATCCGAAAATCCGGGGAACTGGTCAGAATGACGGTAGTTTCCCCGATGATCAGCCTTCCGAATTCGCAATCGGCAGCCcttttgccaactagtcaaccTATTCAGAGACAGTACGCAACCCTTCCGCGTAAAGGTAACAACAACGTGGTGATTGGCGGTACGCTTGGCAGATCACCGGCTCCCATGCCACCCCGAAGAGACCCGAAAACCACTCTGAGCGTTGGTCGCGCTCGAGCAAGATCGATGGTCGCGGGATTAG AAGGTGGTGGTGAGAGAGACGATCGCGACGAAATAACGTCGACGGGAGCCAAATCGAGTAGCGCGGAATCGATTCATCTTCCTCAGCAACCATCGACCGGACCCAATACCGGACAGAACACACCGGTGCAGCCGCGAACGGCCAGTATTCGATCGAGACCTACCTCCAGTAGGATCACTGCCGCGGAACTGGAG GAACTATTTCAGCGGCAGCAAGGTAGTACCAGTGGTCAGTACAGCTCGTCCATGATGAGCTCTCACTTTCAAACTGGTCAAGCTACCAAGTCGCATCCTTCCTCACCTGCTAAGACCGGCAGGGTATACGCGAGCGTAGCGGAAATGAAACGCAAAGGCAAA CTGAACTCAAGAGTGCGATTCTTCGGTGGATTAGGCGGTGGTTCCGATCTTCACCGAGACTTTCACAGTACACCGGACTTAAACGTGCAGGTTCAGTCGTCTATTTTGGCTCCGAAAGGGCATAGAAGCCAGGAGGACGTAAACGCGTTGAATGGCAGAAACGGGCTTCCACCACCGAACCATCCGCCACCTCCACCACCGGTCGGTCAAGTCGTCAAAGTGAACGTGGGCGCGAACGTGCCGGACGTAGTCACGCCGGCTTCTGTGTACGATAATATGGCTCATATACAGCAAGTCAAAG AACTGGCAGCCGCGACAGCAGACGGAGGTTATGGCGTGATGTCGAGCTTCCGACCATCGAATAGCGCCAAGTTATACGCCTCACCGGAAGATATGAAGACGGTAGGATATCGTTCTCGCAGCCTACCAACTCATACGACCCGTTGTCACGTGAGGAAATCGCACAGTCTGCGCACCACCAACAACACGACCTTCAAGCCGTTAAACAACCAACAAAACGTGAACAACACCGTCAGCAACAACAACCAGGTGAACAACAATCAGTCGGCCAACAACCAGTACGCGCAACCTCTGAAGACCAACAGAAGTCACAGTACGGCTGGTGtcagggaaagaaagaagaaggccATCGGTACCAGTTCCTCGATCACGAATCTCTCGTCAGTGGCGAACAACAATGCTGGAAATACGGTGACTAACGCAGCTCCGCCGATCCCAGAACCGGATTACAGCCTGTCGGAATCGGACAACGACGAGGGAGAGGAAGAGACGGACGATGATGGAGAATCAGAGATCGCGAAGGAACTCGAGAAAGCGGCTGCAAGGGAGAAATTGGAATCCACTCGAGAAACATCGGGCAACTCGAACACCTCGGGTTCGAGTTCATCCGGTAGCAGTTCGTTACCACATTCGTTCAGCGTTGAAGAAATTCAGAAGGTCAGAACGCAATTGAAGTCTTCGAAGAGCCACCCGAACGACTTTTTGTTGCAACAAACTCAGCAATCCCTCGTCGAGGACGGCGATAACAGCTCGAGTGGTGTGAGTTCCGACCAAGACGTGCCAGTGGGTCCACCAACAGGTTTCGATGATACGACCGTTAGAAATCTTGCCAACGAAGCCGCGCAACATCCGACCACGGTGCTCTCCGTCACCAATGTAGAGAAGGAGACGAATCCGAAAAGAACGAGCTACGGTGGTAGCGGATTACTGACGCGACACGCGGTTAGCCTAGCCCAGTTGCCGCCACCGATCGAGGCGGATGCCGAGGAACAAAGCAACGATCTGTTCGTTCCACCACCGCCTGAGTTCAACGCTGGACCTTCCGCGGGCAGCGGCGACGAACTGGTATTCGCTCCTCCGCCTCAATTCTGCGACAACAAGCAGCAAccgcaacaacaacagcaacagaaTCGCGTGAAGATCATCGGAGCGATACCGAAGGTTACCAACAATCAAGTAAAAGCTTCCGGTGGGCGGTTGCATAACCAGTGA